A stretch of Coturnix japonica isolate 7356 chromosome 11, Coturnix japonica 2.1, whole genome shotgun sequence DNA encodes these proteins:
- the CCDC113 gene encoding LOW QUALITY PROTEIN: coiled-coil domain-containing protein 113 (The sequence of the model RefSeq protein was modified relative to this genomic sequence to represent the inferred CDS: inserted 2 bases in 1 codon; deleted 1 base in 1 codon; substituted 1 base at 1 genomic stop codon), which produces MLLTGHVPGLQCGSLRLIQPSFCAQYLHYCHCSHSCPEKPRRAGQGGTAGKHALLGLVKPPPCRMNGNESSPRAAASRDTNEADRHGPLEAPRAALRPALPSPPSDPPPRAAVARTHHDGAGAGRAAPAAAPGTTGAEAVPADTAGXRGCAGTEAGRHANDLVRSRVKLFENQYNKIQMSSQGSPQQGSAPAMAPKLTRGRSRSRLRSSSSAYFAALTAEQKCDLAERELMDVKKDIQKMEEDSEKTLQDLEAVIQEADGWWAGVKKATGDFEEDVVRAISNEKGSITASEKVVKYLEEKNHQRDLLRQKLRLESNLLGSYKKKLQQQLRQKAQVGEVISEVHAELLQVKKAQYEEEIDEKNKELQQLKMALEKIKIIDSCKQKLHSAMETSTALMKDISQRIEMLEKVERKTTLVKEQQAKEKCLIERLQKQLSDYSTPPAMNYMQTTMAVADLEKSIKAWERKVAIAEITLQRHHRAWNQVKMSANMHLPCVMLQGKQWKLQRKPAVWGNVLXNGGTSQFHPSLKKRQGSA; this is translated from the exons ATGCTGCTCACGGGGCACGTGCCCGGCCTCCAGTGCGGCTCATTACGGCTTATCCAGCCTTCATTTTGTGCCCAGTATCTCCACTATTGTCACTGTTCTCACAGCTGCCCGGAGAAGCCCCGCAGAGCCGGGCAGGGTGGCACGGCCGGAAAGCACGCGCTGCTGGGGTTAGTCAAACCTCCGCCCTGCAGAATGAATGGGAACGAGAGCAGCCCGCGGGCTGCAGCGAGCAGAGACACAAACGAAGCCGATCGACACGGGCCGTTGGAAGCCCCGCGGGCCGCCCTG CGtcctgccctcccctcccctccctctgaCCCCCCGCCCCGTGCCGCCGTTGCCAGGACGCACCATGACGGAGCTGGAGCTGGCCGCGCTGCCCCTGCCGCAGCTCCGGGAACGACTGGAGCAGAAGCGGTACCGGCAGACACGGCGGG CAGGGGATGCGCGGGGACAGAGGCTGGGCG ccatGCCAATGACTTGGTGAGGTCCAGGGTGAAGCTGTTTGAGAACCAGTACAATAAGATTCAGATGAGCAGCCAGGGCTCCCCGCAGCAAGGCTCCGCACCAGCGATGGCACCCAAACTG ACACGGGGCAGGTCCAGATCCAGGCTGCGCAGCAGTTCCTCGGCCTACTTTGCAGCCCTGACAGCGGAGCAGAAATGTGACCTGGCTGAGCGGGAGCTGATGGATGTGAAAAAAGACATTCAGAAGATGGAGGAGGACTCGGAGAAGACCTTGCAAGACCTCGAG GCAGTCATACAAGAAGCAGATGGTTGGTGGGCTGGTGTTAAGAAAGCTACCGGTGACTTTGAGGAAGACGTTGTCAGAGCCATCTCCAACGAGAAAGGGAGCATCACAGCATCTGAGAAGGTGGTGAAATACCTGGAGGAGAAGAACCACCAGAGG gATCTGCTGAGGCAGAAGCTGCGCTTAGAAAGCAATTTGCTCGGGAGCTACaagaagaaactgcagcagcagctcaggcag AAGGCGCAGGTGGGAGAAGTGATCAGTGAGGTCCATGCAGAGTTGCTGCAGGTTAAGAAAGCACAGTACGAGGAGGAGATTGATGAGAAGaacaaggagctgcagcagctaaAGATGGCCTTAGAGAAGATCAAGATCATCGACTCCTGCAAG CAAAAGCTGCACAGTGCCATGGAAACATCAACAGCTCTGATGAAAGACATTTCCCAGAGGATAGAGATGCTGGAgaaagttgaaagaaaaactaCTCTTGTGAAGGAG caacAAGCCAAAGAGAAGTGTCTCATTGAgaggctgcagaagcagctgtcaGACTACAGCACACCTCCTGCAATGAATTACATGCAGACAACGATGGCTGTCGCTGACCTGGAAAAGAGCATCAAGGCTTGGGAGAGGAAGGTGGCAATTGCCGAG ATAACCTTGCAAAGACACCACAGAGCGTGGAACCAAGTGAAGATGTCTGCTAACATGCACCTGCCTTGTGTGATGCTTCAGGGCAAGCAGTGGAAGCTGCAGAGGAAGCCAGCCGTGTGGGGAAATGTGCTGTAAAATGG TGGAACATCCCAATTCCATCCCTCCCTCAAGAAGAGACAAGGTTCAGCTTAG